From Corynebacterium frankenforstense DSM 45800, the proteins below share one genomic window:
- a CDS encoding sensor histidine kinase has translation MHVLFALLLALAAVLSWQGARYLEQEAPGGGWTENPAHPFLGEAAGYFPHDATPVRCLVLALTAALAACYLVGTTWDHRLAMGRTTRGPGALRGWWLAVVLVLWFALLMLSTDFLWLLFPLVFVIMHVAGDGWPGMAVVVATLVVGVAVPAFGLPVISDAEGWSVGGLIGPTIGVAFAVAVRHVYRALVEELERQREIARQLALTRARALSAENEAGRLAERERISREIHDTLAQGFNSVVLFSRAAGKALDSGDTRKAAERLGVIGEVAAENLAEARRLVAAGRSGAQAGRTGAKAGKGPQPAASGAGGAAAAAPAGPGLRARLEELAAATTRRFGLPVEVVVDPPGEVTGPPAEVLERVTRESLTNAVRHSGADRARVTLGVWEHEATLDIHDDGHGFDPDAVPEGHFGLAGLRDRAAEAGGSLAIDSSERGTTITARIPLAR, from the coding sequence GTGCACGTCCTCTTCGCCCTCCTGCTCGCGCTCGCCGCGGTGTTGAGCTGGCAGGGCGCCCGGTACCTGGAGCAGGAGGCGCCGGGCGGCGGGTGGACGGAGAACCCCGCCCATCCGTTCCTCGGCGAGGCCGCGGGGTACTTCCCCCACGACGCCACACCGGTGCGCTGCCTGGTGCTGGCCCTCACCGCCGCGCTGGCGGCCTGCTACCTGGTGGGCACGACCTGGGACCACCGCCTGGCCATGGGACGCACCACCCGCGGCCCCGGCGCGCTGCGCGGCTGGTGGCTGGCGGTGGTGCTGGTCCTGTGGTTCGCGCTGCTGATGCTCAGCACGGACTTCCTCTGGCTGCTCTTCCCGCTGGTCTTCGTGATCATGCACGTCGCCGGCGACGGCTGGCCCGGCATGGCCGTGGTCGTGGCGACCCTGGTCGTGGGAGTGGCGGTGCCCGCGTTCGGCCTGCCCGTGATCTCCGACGCCGAGGGATGGAGCGTCGGCGGGCTGATCGGCCCGACCATCGGCGTGGCCTTCGCGGTCGCGGTGCGCCACGTCTACCGCGCGCTCGTCGAGGAGCTGGAACGCCAGCGCGAGATCGCCCGCCAGCTGGCGCTGACCCGGGCCCGGGCGCTCTCGGCCGAGAACGAGGCCGGGCGGCTCGCCGAGCGCGAGCGCATCTCCCGCGAGATCCACGACACCCTGGCCCAGGGCTTCAACTCGGTGGTGCTCTTCTCCCGGGCGGCGGGCAAGGCGCTGGACAGCGGCGACACCCGGAAGGCGGCCGAGCGGCTCGGCGTGATCGGCGAGGTCGCCGCCGAGAACCTGGCCGAGGCGCGCCGCCTGGTCGCCGCCGGGCGCTCGGGGGCGCAGGCCGGACGCACTGGCGCGAAGGCCGGGAAGGGTCCGCAGCCGGCAGCCTCCGGTGCCGGCGGCGCGGCGGCCGCCGCGCCCGCCGGGCCCGGTCTGCGCGCCCGGCTCGAGGAGCTGGCCGCGGCGACCACGCGGCGCTTCGGGCTGCCCGTCGAGGTCGTCGTCGACCCGCCCGGAGAGGTCACCGGACCGCCCGCCGAGGTGCTCGAGCGGGTCACCCGCGAGTCGCTGACCAACGCGGTGCGCCACTCCGGCGCCGACCGGGCCCGCGTCACGCTGGGCGTCTGGGAGCACGAGGCGACGCTCGACATCCACGACGACGGCCACGGCTTCGACCCGGACGCCGTCCCGGAGGGCCACTTCGGGCTGGCCGGCCTGCGCGACCGCGCGGCCGAGGCCGGCGGATCGCTGGCGATCGACTCCTCGGAGCGCGGCACGACTATCACCGCCCGGATCCCGCTGGCGCGGTGA